The following are encoded in a window of Nibricoccus aquaticus genomic DNA:
- a CDS encoding DMT family transporter, which yields MKQPVFWILASVTALQILNWVASVARFQVNVPIWDQWDFFNPLFNGEGSLALFNYQHGPHRQGLAFIFSSWIMNASHWDSRIESLWMIAILAATAVFALGLKRKLSGRLELADTLIPLLILTLAQWGSVISVPNASHSVFPLLLIVLSAHIWISTKSAIRLPASGALATFSIFTGFGIFNGVVLTALLSGTLLHAALRRQKIELSWAFLGLAITVIGWTLFLRGYRFNPASDGYHFPHTPLFDYTRFLALMLVHPAGGDHTATIFEQLAGGVLLAACAVVFFVAATRGFRNDTQSRRNEAIVLLLGSGLAFAAFTAVGRIHLGITAGMASRYVTLLIPLWLGLYFWGASQTRPALKYATVLLVGLVAILPFTHMLQRPVATWPGTAGLTHSSLAALTASTDEKIAWVSAFLRTGDFQQTDSSVGRLIHPDGESIALGHKLAWLKTRNLSFFAISTRPDSWQPWWPENRTAWLLTHESEGHERWMADNSTLWIQSEHDGFINFQVVQSSPHLPSDSQIEISHRNITAREHTGFLRDIISLPISRGEQWLALRSTHGSAPASPPADNRFISFRLTDAWITRQPAGVEWITTSSAPPALTWVPLYRWRIASGFHGWERPALFGWSDAHLKLEIDSKDPIFLNVRIDKRYNPVARGPILLRQQDRVLEIPANITATPLAFSIAIHGSPSPQPLEIENPAGAASPLQTEGKADTRPLAIRFSQLSISTTPLFPMLPTAP from the coding sequence TTGAAGCAACCGGTATTTTGGATACTGGCTTCAGTAACCGCACTCCAGATCCTCAACTGGGTGGCCTCCGTCGCCCGCTTCCAAGTAAACGTCCCCATCTGGGATCAGTGGGATTTTTTTAATCCACTCTTCAACGGCGAAGGCTCGCTCGCGCTCTTTAACTACCAACACGGCCCCCACCGGCAGGGCCTCGCGTTCATTTTCAGCTCGTGGATCATGAACGCTAGTCACTGGGACTCACGCATCGAAAGTCTCTGGATGATCGCCATCCTTGCGGCGACCGCCGTCTTCGCGCTCGGACTGAAAAGGAAACTCTCGGGACGTCTGGAGTTAGCTGATACGCTCATACCGCTATTGATTCTGACGCTGGCCCAATGGGGTTCCGTGATCTCAGTGCCAAACGCCTCTCACAGCGTATTTCCCCTTTTGCTGATAGTGCTATCGGCTCACATCTGGATCAGTACTAAATCGGCCATACGCCTGCCTGCCTCTGGCGCGCTCGCCACCTTCTCGATTTTCACCGGCTTTGGTATATTCAACGGAGTCGTTTTAACCGCGCTTCTCTCGGGTACTCTACTCCACGCAGCCCTGCGCAGGCAAAAAATTGAGCTCAGCTGGGCTTTCCTGGGTTTGGCGATCACGGTGATCGGGTGGACTTTATTTCTGCGCGGTTACCGGTTTAACCCCGCGAGCGACGGTTATCATTTCCCGCACACGCCGCTTTTCGACTACACCCGCTTTCTCGCGCTCATGCTGGTGCATCCCGCTGGCGGCGATCACACCGCCACCATCTTCGAGCAACTAGCAGGCGGAGTGCTGCTGGCTGCATGTGCTGTCGTCTTCTTTGTCGCTGCAACCCGTGGTTTTCGCAATGACACCCAATCCCGCCGCAATGAAGCCATCGTCCTTCTCCTCGGCTCGGGACTGGCGTTCGCAGCGTTCACCGCAGTTGGCCGCATCCACTTGGGAATAACCGCCGGCATGGCTTCGCGCTATGTAACACTCCTCATCCCACTCTGGCTTGGCTTGTATTTCTGGGGTGCCTCACAAACCAGGCCAGCCCTCAAATACGCGACAGTGCTGCTGGTCGGCTTGGTCGCAATTCTACCTTTCACTCACATGCTGCAACGGCCCGTAGCCACCTGGCCTGGAACCGCTGGACTCACGCACTCCTCCCTCGCTGCACTCACCGCTAGTACCGATGAAAAAATCGCCTGGGTGTCCGCCTTCCTGCGCACCGGCGATTTCCAACAAACCGATTCCAGCGTCGGCCGCCTCATCCACCCCGACGGCGAAAGCATCGCCCTCGGCCACAAGCTAGCCTGGCTCAAAACCCGCAACCTCTCCTTCTTCGCAATCTCCACTCGCCCCGATTCTTGGCAACCCTGGTGGCCTGAAAATCGCACCGCCTGGCTGCTAACCCACGAATCCGAAGGCCATGAACGCTGGATGGCCGATAACTCCACTCTCTGGATACAGTCCGAACACGACGGTTTCATTAACTTTCAGGTGGTCCAATCCTCTCCCCACCTGCCCTCCGATTCGCAAATCGAGATTAGTCATCGAAACATCACCGCCCGGGAACACACCGGCTTTCTTCGCGACATCATCTCGCTGCCGATCTCCAGGGGCGAACAATGGCTCGCACTTCGCAGCACCCACGGCAGCGCTCCCGCCAGCCCTCCCGCCGATAACCGCTTCATTTCATTCCGGCTGACCGACGCCTGGATCACACGCCAACCCGCCGGCGTCGAATGGATAACGACCTCATCCGCCCCTCCCGCTCTGACTTGGGTTCCCCTTTATCGCTGGCGGATCGCATCGGGCTTTCACGGATGGGAACGCCCCGCCCTCTTCGGCTGGAGCGATGCCCACCTCAAACTAGAAATAGACTCCAAAGACCCCATCTTCCTGAACGTCCGCATCGACAAGCGCTACAACCCCGTCGCCCGCGGTCCCATCCTTCTCCGGCAGCAAGATCGTGTGCTCGAAATCCCTGCGAACATCACCGCCACTCCGCTCGCGTTCTCCATCGCCATACATGGAAGCCCATCTCCACAACCCCTCGAAATCGAAAACCCCGCCGGTGCCGCCAGCCCGCTCCAAACCGAAGGCAAAGCCGACACCCGCCCCCTCGCCATTCGCTTCAGCCAGCTAAGCATCTCAACGACCCCACTCTTCCCCATGCTGCCCACAGCACCATAA